A genomic region of Xiphophorus couchianus chromosome 18, X_couchianus-1.0, whole genome shotgun sequence contains the following coding sequences:
- the prss16 gene encoding thymus-specific serine protease, with protein MFFSPACSFVLLFLLNIVDSGRILSKINRRFRDLQAQRHKEFFLTLIASKSKPLQHVKEGWIHQPLDHFNRQNAKTFTQRFFVNEAYWQRPDGPVFLFIGGEGPIYNFDVLAGHHVDMAKEHRALLLSVEHRFYGDSINPDGLKTENLADLSSQQALADLAAFHQYISQSFNLSSRNTWISFGGSYSGSLSAWFRGKFPNLVYGAVASSAPVKAKLDFAEYSNVVGLGLMNEAVGGSEKCLAKVREAFVLVEAMLLDGNFTKVAGDFGCCQTPKSPDDQMELMQNLADIIMGSVQYNEEGVLMSIKELCGVMTKTSHNATQEAEMEAYNRLVKLSQMYHSNSDESCLDISHEKTVKELKDVSHKNRRRAERQWTYQTCTEFGFYQTCEDTTCPFSGMVTLQAQTKICSKVFGISQHSLPSRIAFTNSYYGGDNPNTYRVLYVNGGVDPWKELSVVQDSSEGSQTVFIKDTAHCADMSKERLTDRHSLREARQEIENHVASWLRTAALEKMTKSGA; from the exons ATGTTTTTCTCTCCGGCCTGCagttttgtccttttgtttcttctgaATATCGTAGATTCTG GACGTATTCTGTCAAAGATTAATCGGCGTTTCCGTGACCTCCAGGCTCAGAGACACAAAGAGTTTTTCCTGACACTCATTGCTAGCAAAAGTAAACCTCTTCAACATGTGAAGGAGGGCTGGATTCACCAGCCGCTGGACCACTTCAATAGACAAAATGCCAAAACCTTTACTCAG AGATTCTTTGTAAACGAGGCGTATTGGCAGCGGCCCGATGGTCCAGTGTTTCTCTTCATTGGTGGAGAAGGTCCCATCTATAACTTTGATGTTCTTGCAG GTCATCATGTTGACATGGCTAAAGAGCACAGGGCTCTGCTGCTGTCTGTGGAGCATCGTTTCTATGGCGACAGCATCAACCCTGATGGCCTAAAAACAGAGAACCTGGCAGACCTGAGCAGCCAGCAGGC ACTTGCTGACTTGGCTGCATTTCATCAGTACATCAGTCAGAGCTTCAAtctgagcagcagaaacacCTGGATCAGCTTTGGAGGCTCATACTCAGGATCTCTATCCGCCTGGTTTAGAGGAAAG TTTCCAAATCTGGTGTATGGAGCTGTGGCCTCCTCTGCTCCTGTGAAGGCAAAGTTGGATTTTGCTGAATATAGCAAT GTTGTCGGCTTGGGCCTGATGAATGAGGCTGTTGGTGGCTCAGAGAAG TGTCTGGCTAAAGTGCGGGAGGCATTTGTTCTTGTCGAAGCAATGCTGTTGGATGGAAATTTCACCAAGGTGGCTGGCGACTTCGGCTGCTGTCAGACTCCCAAAAGTCCTGATGATCAG ATGGAGTTGATGCAAAACCTGGCTGACATCATCATGGGAAGTGTGCAGTACAACGAAGAAGGAGTGTTGATGTCGATAAAGGAGCTGTGTGGTGTTATGACCAAAACAAGTCATAACGCCACACAGGAGGCAGAGATGGAGGCCTACAACCGCCTTGTGAAACTCTCACAG ATGTACCACTCCAACTCTGATGAATCGTGTCTGGACATTTCTCATGAGAAAACGGTGAAGGAGCTGAAGGACGTGTCTCACAAGAACCGTAGAAGAGCAGAGAGACAGTGGACTTACCAGACCTGCACTGAATTTGGCTTTt ATCAGACCTGTGAGGACACTACCTGTCCGTTCTCTGGCATGGTAACCCTACAGGCTCAGACTAAGATCTGTTCCAAGGTGTTTGGTATTTCCCAGCATTCTTTGCCTTCACGCATCGCCTTCACAAACAGCTACTACGGAGGAGACAACCCCAACACATACAGGGTCCTTTATGTTAATG GTGGAGTGGACCCATGGAAGGAGCTGTCAGTGGTTCAGGACAGCAGTGAGGGATCTCAGACAGTTTTCATTAAGGACACTGCACACTGTGCTGACATGTCGAAGGAAAGACTAACAGACCGCCACTCACTCAGGGAGGCGAGGCAG gaAATTGAGAACCATGTCGCCAGCTGGTTGAGGACAGCTGCCCtggagaaaatgacaaaatcaggAGCATAA
- the LOC114161412 gene encoding lysophosphatidic acid receptor 6-like has translation MAVFYAAVFGCILVFGLPLNAVSLWILLFHHGLRSPNAVFMINLAISDLMLAITLPMRVYFYATDSWPLSNFTCVLVTMLFRNNIRSSSIFITFISVDRLLAVVYPLRTRHIRTLSNAVKGVVLVWLFVIVLNIPEGIRFSTLLNSMKNSTCFESVYSDIKGNSSTTYIQSTLEFILLAVNVGCTVMVFWTLRHHLSESAKVNSKVNVMVIFALNLVMFCVCFLPLSITALTRTKGSELTPMICLATVNCCLDPLCYYFSLDAFWKKREEADGRRDRRTNETDG, from the exons ATGGCTGTCTTTTATGCTGCGGTTTTTGGCTGTATTCTGGTTTTTGGTCTGCCTCTCAACGCCGTGTCACTGTGGATTCTGCTTTTCCACCATGGTCTCAGATCACCCAACGCAGTTTTCATGATCAACCTGGCAATCTCAGACCTGATGCTTGCCATTACTTTGCCTATGAGGGTCTACTTCTACGCCACGGACAGTTGGCCTTTGAGTAACTTTACCTGTGTCTTAGTCACGATGCTGTTTCGCAACAACATCCGCTCCAGTTCCATCTTCATCACTTTCATCAGCGTTGACCGGCTGCTGGCCGTGGTTTATCCACTGAGGACACGGCACATACGAACTCTGTCCAATGCCGTGAAAGGAGTTGTCCTGGTTTGGCTCTTCGTGATAGTGCTCAATATCCCGGAGGGTATCCGTTTCTCAACACTTTTGAACAGTATGAAAAACTCAACGTGTTTTGAATCTGTTTACTCTGACATAAAAGGAAATTCATCAACCACCTACATTCAGTCCACGTTGGAGTTCATCTTGCTGGCAGTCAATGTTGGATGCACCGTCATGGTATTCTGGACCCTGCGTCATCACCTCAGTGAGTCTGCAAAGGTCAACAGCAAGGTGAACGTGATGGTGATTTTTGCCCTGAACTTGGTCATGTTTTGCGTATGCTTCCTGCCTTTGTCCATCACTGCATTAACGAGGACTAAAGGGTCTGAACTCACACCCATGATATGTCTCGCTACTGTGAACTGCTGCTTGGATCCACTGTGTTATTACTTTTCCCTCGATGCCTTCTGGAAGAAAAGAGAGGAAGCTGACGGAAGAAGAGATCGGAGGACAAATGAAACTGA TGGTTGA
- the itm2ca gene encoding integral membrane protein 2Ca: MVKISFQPVAGQKVDKENDGDKTEILIPRPMDEDELVLPLRPKKSPLNGLCCLTFGLVVFMAGLVLASIYVYRYYFIPHMPEENLFHCRVLFEDSVYAPLRGRQELEENVGIYLSDNYEKITVPVPHFGGSDPADIIHDFHRGLTAYHDIALDKCYVIELNTTIVMPPRNLWELLINVKKGTYLPQTYIIHEEMVVTGKVHNMRQLGPFIYRLCNGKDTYRLTRRVTRRRLSKREAKDCHHIRHFENTFVVETVICDRA, encoded by the exons ATGGTGAAGATCAGCTTCCAGCCTGTGGCGGGACAGAAAGTGGACAAGGAGAATGACGGCGACAAGACGGAAATCCTCATCCCCCGTCCGATG GATGAGGATGAACTGGTGCTGCCTCTGCGCCCCAAAAAGTCGCCCCTCAACGGGCTTTGCTGCCTGACGTTTGGCCTGGTGGTCTTCATGGCCGGTTTGGTTCTGGCCTCCATCTATGTGTATCGCTACTACTTTATACCTCAT aTGCCAGAGGAGAACCTGTTTCACTGCAGGGTTCTTTTTGAAGACTCCGTCTATGCCCCCCTCCGTGGACGCCAGGAGCTGGAGGAAAATGTCGGCATCTACCTTTCTGACAATTATGAGAAGATCACTGTGCCCGTGCCTCACTTTGGAGGGAGTGACCCTGCTGATATAATCCATGATTTCCACAGG GGATTAACCGCCTACCATGATATTGCTTTGGACAAATGCTATGTTATTGAGCTGAACACCACCATTGTGATGCCTCCTCGCAATCTTTGGGAACTTCTTATCAACGTCAAG aaggGAACATACCTGCCTCAGACTTACATCATTCATGAAGAGATGGTGGTGACCGGCAAAGTGCACAACATGCGTCAGCTGGGGCCTTTCATCTACCGCCTGTGCAACGGGAAGGATACGTACCGCCTGACGCGCCGCGTCACCCGCAGAC GCCTCAGCAAACGAGAGGCGAAGGACTGCCACCACATCCGCCACTTTGAGAACACGTTCGTGGTGGAGACGGTGATCTGTGACAGGGCGTAA